The following are encoded together in the Roseobacter denitrificans OCh 114 genome:
- a CDS encoding sensor histidine kinase, whose protein sequence is MINSCEGRQYTVMSNVAVEHNSSKDFEDLVYLLSHDVGNSVRALLEVPQWIKEDFVSAGHSMSKPMAENFDLLETQTRRLDRMLSDLLAYSRVGRLQSTRLVDFHEALDLVLDQVSLPRSFRVTHDFQCKSMKFGEHDMLTLLSALISNAIKHHDKSSGHIHLSSLTLAGEIVICVQDDGPGIAEKYRDRVFEAMSTLKPRDEVEGSGMGLAIVRKIVHNHGGELAWIEPDAQFNTALEMRFKIGL, encoded by the coding sequence ATGATCAATTCTTGTGAAGGTCGTCAGTATACTGTCATGTCGAATGTGGCCGTTGAGCACAATAGTTCAAAGGACTTTGAAGACCTCGTGTATTTACTGAGCCATGATGTCGGCAATTCGGTTCGGGCACTGCTGGAAGTGCCGCAGTGGATAAAAGAGGACTTTGTTTCAGCCGGGCATTCGATGTCCAAACCAATGGCTGAGAATTTTGACCTGTTGGAAACACAGACGCGACGCCTCGATCGGATGCTCTCGGACCTTCTCGCTTACTCAAGGGTCGGCAGGCTACAGTCGACGCGACTGGTTGATTTTCACGAGGCGCTGGACCTTGTACTTGACCAAGTGTCGCTCCCCAGGTCTTTTCGAGTGACGCACGACTTTCAATGCAAGAGTATGAAGTTTGGTGAACATGACATGCTGACGCTTTTGTCGGCCCTGATATCCAACGCCATCAAACACCATGATAAATCAAGCGGTCACATTCATCTGAGCTCACTTACCTTGGCAGGCGAAATCGTAATCTGCGTTCAAGATGACGGGCCGGGCATCGCAGAGAAGTACCGCGACCGTGTGTTCGAAGCGATGTCGACGCTTAAACCGCGTGACGAAGTTGAGGGGAGCGGCATGGGATTGGCTATCGTACGCAAGATAGTTCACAACCACGGCGGCGAACTTGCGTGGATTGAACCGGATGCCCAGTTTAACACTGCCTTGGAGATGCGTTTCAAAATAGGGCTTTAA
- a CDS encoding carbohydrate ABC transporter permease, which produces MATQHSRSAARLMMAPAVVLLLGWMLVPLIMTLTFSFKQYLPLRGGDLGWVGFDNYVRFVSSSAFWPSVVATLTIVGGVLIITVVLGILLAILLNQPMWGQGIVRILVIAPFFVMPTVSALVWKNMFMDPVNGLFAHLWKFFGAEPVAWLSEASMPSIVMIVSWQWLPFATLILLTAIQSLDSEQLEAAEMDGAPPIKRFGYIILPHLGRAITIVILIQTIFLLAVFAEIFVTTGGAFGTRTLTYLIYQRVLESQNVGLGSAGGVYAIILANIVAIFLMRIVGKNLDA; this is translated from the coding sequence ATGGCAACCCAACACTCTCGATCAGCGGCCCGCCTGATGATGGCCCCTGCGGTCGTCCTGCTCCTCGGCTGGATGCTTGTTCCCCTGATCATGACCCTGACGTTCTCGTTCAAACAATACCTGCCGCTTCGGGGCGGTGATCTTGGATGGGTTGGTTTTGACAATTATGTTCGGTTTGTAAGTTCCAGTGCCTTTTGGCCTTCTGTTGTCGCCACCCTGACGATTGTGGGTGGTGTTCTTATCATCACTGTTGTGCTTGGCATCCTGCTGGCCATCCTGCTCAACCAGCCCATGTGGGGACAGGGGATCGTGCGCATCCTCGTGATCGCCCCGTTCTTTGTCATGCCCACCGTCTCGGCGCTGGTCTGGAAGAACATGTTCATGGATCCGGTGAATGGATTGTTTGCGCATTTATGGAAGTTCTTCGGCGCGGAGCCGGTCGCCTGGCTTTCGGAGGCCTCCATGCCCTCGATCGTAATGATCGTATCCTGGCAATGGCTACCCTTTGCGACGCTGATCCTGCTGACGGCCATTCAGTCGCTCGACAGCGAGCAGCTGGAAGCCGCCGAAATGGACGGTGCCCCGCCGATCAAGCGCTTTGGCTACATCATCCTGCCACACCTTGGCCGTGCGATCACGATTGTGATCCTGATCCAGACCATATTCTTGCTGGCGGTCTTTGCTGAGATCTTCGTGACAACAGGCGGCGCCTTTGGCACCCGCACGCTGACCTACCTGATCTATCAGCGCGTGCTCGAAAGCCAGAACGTCGGACTTGGGTCTGCCGGTGGTGTCTATGCAATCATTCTCGCCAATATCGTTGCCATCTTCCTGATGCGCATCGTCGGCAAGAATCTCGACGCGTGA
- a CDS encoding carbohydrate ABC transporter permease, whose protein sequence is MARAVTQQRKLINTALAWGIGLLIFFPILWTILTSFKTEATAIADPPVFLAFDWTLENYEAVMERSNYAKFLWNSIIIAGGSTILGIIVAVPAAWSMAFVPSKRTKDILLWMLSTKMLPAVGVLYPIYLIFINLGILDSRVGLVIVLMLMNLPIIVWMLYTYFREIPGEILEAARMDGASLKEEILYVLTPMAIPGIASTVLLNFILAWNEAFWTLNLTAANAAPLTAFIASYSSPEGLFFAKLSAASTMAIAPILILGWFSQKQLVSGLTFGAVK, encoded by the coding sequence ATGGCCCGCGCAGTTACACAACAACGTAAGCTCATCAATACCGCACTGGCATGGGGTATCGGTCTGCTGATTTTCTTTCCGATCCTCTGGACGATCCTGACCAGCTTCAAAACCGAAGCCACAGCGATTGCGGATCCACCGGTGTTCCTCGCCTTTGACTGGACGCTGGAAAACTACGAAGCCGTGATGGAGCGGTCAAACTACGCCAAATTCCTGTGGAATTCGATTATCATCGCGGGCGGTTCAACCATTCTGGGCATCATCGTCGCGGTGCCCGCAGCATGGTCCATGGCCTTTGTGCCCTCCAAGCGGACCAAGGACATCCTGCTTTGGATGTTGTCCACCAAAATGTTGCCAGCGGTGGGTGTGCTTTATCCGATCTACCTGATCTTCATCAATCTCGGAATTCTGGACAGCCGTGTCGGTCTGGTCATCGTTCTGATGCTGATGAACCTGCCAATCATCGTCTGGATGCTTTACACTTATTTCCGCGAGATTCCGGGCGAAATTCTGGAAGCGGCGCGGATGGACGGGGCCTCCCTCAAAGAGGAAATCCTCTATGTGCTGACCCCGATGGCCATTCCGGGCATCGCCTCGACCGTGCTGCTGAACTTTATCCTCGCGTGGAACGAAGCTTTCTGGACCCTGAACCTCACAGCGGCCAATGCGGCACCTCTGACGGCTTTCATCGCAAGCTACTCCAGCCCGGAGGGATTGTTTTTCGCCAAGCTCAGTGCGGCCTCGACCATGGCCATCGCACCGATCCTCATCCTCGGCTGGTTCAGCCAGAAACAACTTGTCAGCGGCCTCACCTTCGGCGCCGTAAAATAA
- a CDS encoding LacI family DNA-binding transcriptional regulator, whose amino-acid sequence MGHSKIRNMEEFAALSGISRPTVSKYFNDPESVRSSTRAKIEASLKQYDYQPNVFAINQNRRTTKNIGIVVPNLADPFFSEIGRRVELACIAAGYSPILQSSHGSPEMERDNLNSLRSLKPAGVLLAPFGRMSDADAVKSFDDDFPLVLFDANMDGIGQAFVGTDNYQSVDLMVEYLCRSGEAPCFFEMKYPSNPNANKRRQAYIQSMERHGHAPRIFQADGEGWNFEEIGRTEGGRFLSAKEFSTNTILCSNDRLAIGMLSAAYSLGLRVGHGADCDLRIAGHDDHPFSQFTCPPLTTIAQDYETIANRAVSELFGMLENNDRLSDRTETTFYGRLIMRDSA is encoded by the coding sequence ATGGGACACTCAAAAATTCGCAATATGGAAGAATTTGCCGCGCTCAGCGGCATTTCCCGCCCAACCGTTTCAAAGTACTTCAATGATCCGGAAAGCGTACGCTCCTCGACACGTGCGAAGATCGAGGCGTCCCTCAAGCAATACGACTACCAGCCCAATGTTTTCGCCATAAACCAGAACAGGCGAACGACCAAGAACATAGGAATCGTCGTACCAAACCTTGCAGACCCTTTTTTTTCGGAGATTGGCAGGCGGGTTGAGCTTGCCTGCATCGCAGCTGGTTATAGCCCGATTTTACAAAGTTCGCACGGCAGCCCGGAGATGGAGCGGGACAATCTGAATTCCTTGCGGTCCCTCAAACCGGCGGGGGTTCTGCTTGCACCTTTCGGTCGCATGTCTGACGCAGATGCCGTCAAGAGTTTTGACGATGACTTTCCGCTGGTTCTGTTTGACGCCAATATGGATGGCATCGGTCAGGCCTTTGTGGGTACGGACAACTATCAAAGTGTTGATTTAATGGTGGAATACCTTTGTCGTAGTGGCGAAGCACCCTGTTTTTTTGAAATGAAATATCCCTCTAACCCCAACGCAAACAAGCGTCGGCAGGCCTACATTCAAAGTATGGAGCGCCACGGGCATGCGCCGCGCATCTTTCAGGCTGATGGCGAGGGCTGGAACTTTGAGGAGATCGGACGCACAGAGGGCGGGCGGTTTTTGTCTGCAAAAGAATTCAGCACGAACACGATCCTGTGCAGCAACGACCGTCTGGCAATTGGGATGCTATCCGCCGCCTATAGCCTTGGGTTGCGGGTGGGCCATGGTGCGGATTGCGATCTGCGCATCGCCGGGCATGATGACCATCCCTTCTCACAATTCACATGCCCGCCGCTCACGACAATCGCACAAGACTACGAAACCATCGCGAATCGCGCCGTCAGCGAACTTTTTGGCATGTTGGAAAATAATGACCGGCTCTCGGATCGCACAGAAACGACGTTTTATGGTCGCCTGATCATGAGGGATTCCGCCTAA
- a CDS encoding ABC transporter substrate-binding protein — MSRITTLCTATAMALVMSGGAFAENLVIATVNNGDMIRMQGLTQDFTDKTGHTVEWVTLEENVLRQRVTTDIAAKGGSFDIMTIGMYETPIWGANGWLVPLDDFSAEYDVDDILPAMRGGLSHDGTLYAAPFYGESSMIMYRTDLMEAAGLEMPTAPTWQFIREAAAAMTDRDADINGICLRGKAGWGEGGAFITVTANSFGARWFDEEWNAQFDQPEWKEALTFFTEMMSESGPTGYATNGFNENLNLFQQGKCGMWIDATVAASFVTNPNDSTVADSVGFALAPNAEGVEKRANWLWAWALAIPAGTQKEDAAKEFIEWATSKEYIELVAANEGWANVPPGARTSLYENPNYKEVPFAQMTLDSILAADPSNPTVKPVPYVGIQFAAIPEFAGIATEVSQEFSAVYAGQQTVEEALAKAQALTNDAMEAAGYR; from the coding sequence ATGTCACGTATAACAACACTTTGCACTGCGACGGCGATGGCACTTGTCATGTCTGGCGGTGCATTTGCCGAAAATTTGGTAATTGCCACAGTCAACAACGGCGACATGATCCGCATGCAGGGTCTGACACAGGATTTCACTGACAAGACCGGCCACACCGTGGAGTGGGTCACATTGGAGGAAAACGTCCTCCGTCAGCGTGTCACAACAGATATCGCGGCCAAGGGCGGATCCTTTGATATCATGACAATCGGCATGTATGAAACGCCGATCTGGGGCGCCAATGGCTGGCTGGTCCCTCTCGATGATTTTTCCGCCGAATATGACGTGGATGACATTCTGCCCGCAATGCGCGGCGGCCTCAGCCACGACGGCACGCTGTACGCGGCGCCATTTTATGGGGAAAGCTCCATGATCATGTACCGCACCGACCTGATGGAAGCGGCGGGGCTCGAAATGCCGACCGCACCCACATGGCAGTTCATTCGTGAGGCGGCGGCGGCGATGACCGATCGTGACGCCGACATCAACGGCATCTGCCTACGCGGCAAGGCCGGTTGGGGCGAAGGTGGCGCGTTCATCACCGTGACGGCGAACTCTTTCGGGGCACGCTGGTTTGATGAGGAATGGAATGCACAGTTCGACCAGCCAGAGTGGAAGGAAGCGCTGACCTTCTTCACCGAAATGATGTCTGAATCCGGCCCGACCGGCTATGCGACCAACGGTTTCAACGAGAACCTGAACCTGTTCCAGCAGGGCAAATGCGGCATGTGGATCGACGCGACCGTTGCGGCGTCCTTCGTGACCAACCCGAACGATTCAACCGTTGCGGACAGCGTCGGCTTTGCGCTGGCACCAAACGCTGAAGGCGTTGAGAAGCGTGCGAACTGGCTCTGGGCCTGGGCGCTGGCGATCCCTGCCGGTACGCAGAAAGAAGATGCCGCCAAAGAGTTCATCGAATGGGCAACCTCGAAAGAATACATCGAACTGGTCGCTGCGAACGAAGGTTGGGCGAACGTCCCTCCCGGTGCGCGCACATCGCTCTATGAAAACCCGAATTACAAAGAGGTTCCCTTCGCGCAGATGACACTGGATTCGATCCTTGCGGCTGACCCCAGCAACCCGACCGTCAAACCAGTGCCTTACGTAGGTATCCAGTTTGCGGCGATCCCTGAGTTTGCCGGTATCGCAACTGAAGTCAGCCAGGAATTCTCGGCTGTCTATGCAGGTCAACAGACCGTGGAAGAAGCGCTTGCCAAAGCACAGGCGCTGACCAACGACGCGATGGAAGCTGCTGGCTACCGCTAA